A window of the Veillonellaceae bacterium genome harbors these coding sequences:
- the scfA gene encoding six-cysteine peptide SCIFF, which yields MTVNTASLQKTVHTGGCGECQASCQSACKTSCTVGNQVCQKQ from the coding sequence ATGACTGTTAATACAGCTTCATTGCAAAAAACTGTACATACAGGCGGTTGCGGCGAATGCCAGGCTTCGTGCCAGTCGGCATGCAAAACATCCTGCACTGTTGGCAATCAGGTCTGCCAGAAGCAATAG
- the scfB gene encoding thioether cross-link-forming SCIFF peptide maturase — MKIHKFYLNDMYIMLDINSGAVHVIDKIVYDIMDVFTGNNDQKVLAALDGKYEQVELKEVMAELRGLMAEGQLFAPDINVPPTFSDKPLVKSLCLHIAHDCNLRCKYCFAGTGDFGHDRGFMSQEVGKRAVDFIIENSGARRHCEIDFFGGEPLMNMDTVKAVVEYVRQRESETGKVFKLTLTTNGVLLNDANIKYLNDNNISLVLSMDGRPEVHDNMRPHVDGRGSFDRVLKNVRKTVDSRNGENYYLRGTFTANNLDFAADVLAMADLGFNLLSVEPVVAKDCDYALEEEHLPKLYQQYEELAVEYLNRKLASNGFEFFHFNMDINNGPCVAKRLSGCGAGHEYFAVTPDGELYPCHQFVGREKYRLGTVFEGVKETKMPEKFRQAHVLNKPECAKCWARFYCSGGCHANADLFSGDIYKPYEIGCKLQKKRLECALMIQAKIALASQQEK; from the coding sequence ATGAAAATTCATAAGTTTTATCTCAATGACATGTATATAATGCTCGACATCAATAGCGGCGCCGTGCATGTTATTGATAAAATTGTCTATGATATAATGGATGTCTTTACCGGCAATAATGACCAGAAAGTTCTGGCCGCTCTTGACGGTAAATATGAGCAAGTCGAGCTTAAGGAAGTAATGGCTGAACTGCGCGGCTTGATGGCCGAGGGTCAGCTGTTTGCGCCTGATATCAATGTGCCGCCGACTTTTAGCGATAAGCCATTGGTCAAATCACTCTGCCTGCATATAGCCCATGACTGTAATTTGCGCTGTAAGTACTGTTTTGCCGGTACCGGTGATTTCGGTCATGACCGCGGCTTTATGTCCCAAGAGGTCGGCAAGCGGGCGGTAGATTTTATTATTGAAAATAGCGGCGCGCGCCGTCACTGTGAAATTGACTTTTTTGGCGGCGAACCGCTAATGAATATGGATACCGTCAAAGCTGTTGTTGAATATGTAAGACAGCGTGAAAGCGAAACAGGCAAGGTTTTCAAGCTTACGCTGACAACAAATGGCGTACTTCTAAACGATGCGAATATAAAATATCTAAATGATAATAATATAAGCCTGGTACTAAGTATGGACGGTCGGCCCGAAGTCCATGACAATATGCGGCCGCATGTTGACGGACGGGGCAGCTTTGACCGGGTTTTAAAAAATGTCCGCAAAACAGTCGATTCTCGTAACGGTGAGAATTATTATCTGCGCGGTACTTTCACGGCCAATAATCTTGATTTCGCCGCCGATGTTTTAGCAATGGCTGATTTAGGCTTTAATCTTTTATCGGTAGAGCCCGTTGTCGCTAAGGACTGTGACTATGCTTTGGAAGAAGAACACCTGCCTAAGCTTTACCAGCAGTATGAAGAGCTCGCCGTTGAATATCTCAATCGTAAGTTGGCCAGCAATGGTTTTGAGTTCTTCCATTTTAATATGGATATCAATAATGGGCCTTGTGTTGCCAAGCGGCTGAGTGGCTGCGGAGCCGGTCATGAATACTTTGCTGTTACCCCGGACGGCGAGCTCTATCCTTGTCACCAATTTGTCGGTCGTGAAAAATATCGACTGGGTACGGTTTTTGAGGGCGTTAAAGAAACTAAAATGCCCGAGAAGTTCCGGCAGGCTCATGTTCTCAACAAGCCGGAATGCGCTAAGTGCTGGGCGCGGTTCTATTGCAGCGGCGGCTGTCATGCCAACGCTGATTTGTTCAGTGGGGATATTTATAAACCTTATGAAATTGGCTGCAAGCTTCAGAAAAAACGGCTTGAATGCGCGTTGATGATTCAGGCAAAAATAGCACTTGCCAGTCAGCAGGAAAAATAA